AAAACCTAAATTTAGATTCGAGAAACTTCTACCCAGTGGTAAGCCTAATCCAAAAGTTATGCCAAAGTTATTTATATCAACATCATTGACCAGCATCCCTGTTTTATCCAAACGTAATCCTGCACGGTAAGTAACTCGTTTAAAGTAATTTGTGAATGAATCGTGGTCTGGAGTAAAAAATGCTCCTAGGGCATATGAACTTGCATCTTCATACTGTACACTATCCGCGCCTAAAAAAGTATTTTCAAAAGCACTCATACCTTGAAAACTATATTCAGCACCTACGAACCACTTTAAGTCTTCTCCATAACCAATACCTAATGTTGTTGTGGTCGGAATCTTCAACTCTGTGTTTCTTAGATTTTGAGAAGCTAAATTAACTTCTACCTCTTCTATATTATTACCGGTAGCAACTGAAAACGAACCTATTTGTCTATCATTTTCCGCAACTAGATTTCCTTGCGTATTTATGCGTACAGACGAATGAAATCTATATTTATCTTTTATAATAGGAGTATAATTTAAGGCATAATTAAAATCGAACCCATTAATTCTAGAAGTTCGCCTATCGAAAGTCCCAAATTGAATTCCATCTATTTGCTGTAAACGTTCACTTTCTAATGTGCCAAAATTAAAATTAATAGTTGCTCCAACACTTAAGTCTTTTATAATCTCGTACCCTACAGAGTAAAAAACCCTATTTAAACCACCTTGACCGGCATAAAGATTCGTTAAAGAACCTTCTGCTGTAGTTTTCTCATCCATTAAATTATAGCCTACAGAAGTATAGGGCATAATTCCAAATCCCATACCAAGCCCTTTACCAACACTAAAACCTAATGCTAAATAATCGAAGCTAGTTATTGAACTTTTCTCTTCTTCGAAGAAACTTTTTAGTTGATATTGTTTATTAGATACCCCAGCGGTATAGGTCACAAGACCTTCTTTATCCATAATCTGCAATCCAAGTTTACCGTAAGCTGCCGGGTTATTTAAATTAAGATGGATACTATCTGCGTACACGCCAATGCCTCCCATCATTTGATTTTCTACCGTACTTACGTTCTTTAAATCACCAATTCCAAAAAAAGAATAGGGAGAAACGGTACCATCTTGAGCGTACATTCCTATTGTGGATATGTATACAATTGCAATTACAATTTTTTTGATCATTTAGTGCTTGTTGTATTCTAGCAAGTAATTAAGCCCTTTCAGGAGAAATTTAGAATCCGCAAATATGGTATTTTTTAATCGTTTAGACAAAAATAGTGCATCACCTCCTGTTAAAATAATTGTTAAATCTTTAAAACGACCTTTATAAAGATCAATGACACCGTCTATTTCATGGCTTACCCCATAAACTACACCACTATGTATACAATTCTCTGTTGTATTCCCAATATAATCCAAAAGCTCTTTTTTTTCGAGTAAAGGTAACTTTGCGGTCTGATCGTGCATGGCGTTATATCTCATTTGCACTCCTGGCGAAATGGCTCCTCCTAAATACTCATCAAAATCATTGACCATATCATAGGTTATACAAGTACCTGCATCAATCACCAATATATTACTATGTGGTTTATAATAAAAAGCCGCCGTTGCCAAAGCCAAACGATCCACACCCAATGTTTGTGGTGAGGCATATGAGTTCTTAAATGGAACTTTTGAAGCATTTGAAAGCTCATAAAAATCACAAAAAACAGCCATAATATTAATTTGCTCCTTAGAAAGCGAACCAACACTAGAAATTATTGCTGATTTTATTTGGGGGAAATCTTTGAACGTTTTCTTAACTGCCTCCACAAAATCGTACGTAGCAACAGTCTCTAAATGAATGATTTCCGCTTTTTTAAATATCGCCAACTTTACCTTGGTATTGCCGGCATCAATGATCAAATTCATGTTACAAAGATTAAAAATTAAAAAAACAATTCGCTTTTTTTGTGAATTAGTTTGTAAATCATAAAATTGAAATTATATTTGCAGCCGCTTACAGCGACATGGTGCCTTAGCTCAGTTGGTAGAGCAATGGACTGAAAATCCATGTGTCCCTGGTTCGATTCCTGGAGGCACCACAATAAATCCTTACTTAACCGTAAGGATTTTTTTGTTTTAATACCTATCTTTCAAATTACGAAAATATATAGGTTGTGTTACAAATTAGCAAGGACAGTACATTTATTTCTATTCAAAATTATCTAAACTCTAAAGACTGGCTGAAAGACAATGAGCAAATCAATGGTATTTCTAAAGCTGGCGAGGGTAATATGAACGTAGTTCTGCGCATTACTACAAATCTTCGATCTTTTATTATAAAACAATCTCGACCATTTGTTCAAAAATACCAGAATATTCCTGCACCAATAGAACGTATTGCAGTTGAAAACACATTCTATAATGCTATTCAAGATAATACTATAAACGCACACCTACCTAATATCATTGGTTTTGATGCCGAAACCTATATTCTTGTGATGGAAGATATAGGCGATTGCGATGACATGACTTTTATTTATGCGCAAAAACATATTAGTAACAAGCAGTTTAAAACACTCATCAAAATTAGTCATCAAATACACAGTACTACACCGCCAAGTAGTTTTCCTGACAATTTTGAAATGCGCAAATTAAATCATCAACACATTTTCATATTACCCTATTTACTGGATAATGGCTTCTCTTTAGATGATATACAACCCGGATTACAAGAATTATCCATGGCCTACAAAAACAATAATTTACTTACTAATGAAATTACCCGTATGGGTGAAAAATACCTTTCTAAGGGCGATACGCTGTTACATGGTGATTACTATCCTGGTAGCTGGATGTCTAAAAACGAGCATATATACATTATCGACCCCGAATTCGGATTCGTAGGTTTTAAAGAATTTGACCTCGGTGTAATGGCAGCCCATTTAGTTATTGCTACGCATGATATATCTTACATTGAAAAAATTGAAGATTATTATCCTGCTAAAATTGATGCGCATTTACTCAAAAAAATTGCCGGAATCGAGATAATGAGAAGATTAATTGGTTTGGCTCAATTACCTATTAACAAAACTCTTGAAGAGAAAGATGCATTATTAACAATGGCCAAAAATTTAATTTTATTATGAGGTACGTATTATTTCTACTTTCTGTTTTTTTGGTCGGTTGTAAAAATGACACCAAAAAATTTGATATTCCTTCACCAACCCTAAGTAACTATGAAGTTAACTCCACTCAATTAGCTGATTCTGTTTATTACGACAAAGTTCTTGGTGCATTAGTTGGTTCAGCAATCGGCGATGCCATGGGTGCTTCTACAGAAATGTGGCACCGAAGAGACATACAATTATCCTATGGCTATATTAACGGATTAACACCTGCACTACGTGAACAATCGCCCGAAGGCACATGGGAACATAATCTATTAGCGGGAGCAACTACAGATGACACCCGCTGGAAAAGCTTGATGGTCAATTACTTTAAAACCCATAACAACAAAACATCTCCCGAAAATTTCACGAATCACATTATTGAATATTACAACAACTTAACAAAATCTCTCGCCAATAAAGACATACAGTTAAGCACCGATGCATTAGATATACAAATTGAAAAAATAGATTGGATTAAAGAATGGGCACAAGTAGCTATGGCTTACAAAAAAGACCACAACAGCTATCAAAAAGCACAAAATCGTTTTTACGGCGGAGAAATGTCTTGTGCCGGGCAATTGTACTCCCCCATGTTGGGACTCATTTCTAACGCTCCTGTTGACGCTTATGAAAAAGCTTACAGCCTAAGTCTTTTTGACATTGGCTATGCTAAAGATATCACTGCACTGGTTTCTACCATGACTTTTATGGCAACGAGAACACAAAGCCTAGATTCTATACTAAATGCCCCTAAATTTGTAGATCCTATTGGGTATGCAGATAGTAGATTGGTAGGTAGAATACCAACAACCATCTTAAACAACGCTCAAATAAATGTTCGTCGCATAAATGAACTAGTTATAGATTCTCTTTTATTAAATGATACATTAATTTATAAAGTACCCAAAGGGTTTAAAGGTTCTAAAATAGATTGGATCCGTCAAGAAATGCTATATAGACTCTTAGAAAAAGACGAGCGTAGTATTGCATTCCATTCTGCCGAAATATGGCAAATTTTAGTAACCGCCCTTGAATTCGGACAAGGAGATTTTGAAAAAACAATGCAGTTTATTATAAACTACGGTCGCGATAATGATACGGTTGCCGCCGTTGCAGGTATGATACTTGGAGCCAAATTAGGCTATAAAGCATTACCACCTAAGCTAGGAGAAACCATAATAAAAGTTAATAGAGAAAATATGGGTATAGACCTAGAAGTCTTAGCACAAGAAATGACTACTCTAAAAGATTAATCCCAAACTCGTTCTACTTTGTGCTCTGTAAAGTCTTCTATTTTCAACTCTTCATCGGAAGTATTTACAATAGTTATCGCCCTAAAAAATTCAGTCGGAAATATTTGATTCGTCATCACATATTGACCGCCGTTTATAAAAAGCTCCAGAGAGGAGTGATCTAATAGCATAACAATCTCGATAGTCCCTTCAGGTATATTCGGAATTTTCATTTGCTGTACGCCAGGAGAAAATTTTTCGCTAAAATCAACCTTACCCGATTTTCTTCTATCTAGGGTTACTATCTTTTTTTCTCTATCAATATCGATACTTAAGCTATCGCCGTTTTTATTCCTAAAATATAGTTGAGTGTTTGGAACAGGTAAGGTGAATTGAATTTTACTTTGGTTTCCATACTTAATAGGAAGAATTCTTTTTCGGGTAGGTGAAATTTCAATAACACTTTCAGGGTAAGCCAACGCCACATGCTTTTCAAAATTTTGTAACGGATAGTTAAATAAGGCCACCTCATCGCCAACTTTACGCAAGCTCAATTTTCTTGGTATTGTCATAGCGCTGCGCCACTTTTCCGTCGGTGTATCGCGTGCATAGTCCCAATTACTCATCCACCCTACAAATATACGTTCGTTATTTGGGGCATCGTTATAGGTTACCCCTGCATAATTATCCCTACCTAAATCTACCCACTTGTGCTCTATTTGTTCTGTTGTAAAGGTGGTACCGTCAAAATCTCCTATAAAATATTGTGTTCCACTACCTCCATTTGGTGCACCGGGATTTATACTGATCAAGAGCACCCATTTTACCTCATCGGTACCTTCAATTTTTAACGGAAATAAATCCGGGCATTCCCAAACTCCACCATGTGCTCCCGGCCCTTTACCAAATTCACTCACTTTTTCCCATTCCTTTAAATTTGGTGAATTCCATATTTGCAAATGGTCTCCCGCTACCAAAAGCATAGTCCAAATCTCAGCCTTATCGTTCCAAAATACTTTGGGATCTCTAAAATCTTTAATTCCCGCATTACCAATTACAGGATTACCTTTATACTTGGTCCAGCTATCACCATTATCCAAACTATAGGCGATGCCCTGGGTTTGAAAATCTTTTGTACCAGCTTGCTCACCAGCCATATCATGATAAGTGAAAATTGCCACTATTGCTGTCTTTTCTTCAGTGCCGAATCCTGATGTATTATTATGATCTACCACCGCACTACCAGAGAAAATATATCCGTTTTTATCAGGAAAAAGTGCCACCGGCTTATGCTTCCATTTCATCATATCTTCACTTACCGCATGTCCCCAATGCATAGGTCCCCAAACCGTACTATCTGGATAATACTGATAGAACAAATGATACACCCCATCATTATAGACCAAACCATTGGGATCGTTCATCCATTTTTCTTCTGGCGTAAAATGATATTGAGGTCTATACTTTTCAATATAATACCCGGTAGGAGCAACCTCTATTTTCACCAACTTTGGTTTTACTTCTTGCTTACAACTGAAAATTATAACAACCGTCAATAATACAAATACTTGTAAGCCTTTATTTTGCAAAATTTTAACCATAAACTCACTTTTAAACTGGTACTTCTTATATGTTAATTATAGTATCTTTGTAAGGATGAAAATACTGAATTATAAGTTATTACTCTATGTAATTGTCTTCCTTTCTTTCTCGCAAAATGGCTTAAGTCAAGATAGAATTTCGAAGACTTTAAACTCTTGGAATAAAGGAACGATACCTTATGCATATTTTGATAATCTACCAACTAGCGATTCTATTGCTTTTTTGGATACTAGAGAATTTGAAGAATTTGAAGTTAGTCACCTGAAGAACGCTATTTGGGTCGGATATAAAAAGTTTGATGAGCAAAAAGTACTAGAGACTATTACGGACAAATCTCAACCTATTATTGTTTACTGCTCCATCGGAGTACGATCAGAAGATATCGGTGAGAAGCTAAAAGAGCTAGGATACACAAAAGTCCTAAATCTTTATGGTGGTATTTTTGAGTGGAAAAATAAGGGAGGTCAAGTTTTTAATGACAAAGAAACACCTACCGATAGTGTTCATGCTTTTAGTAAGCATTGGGGCAAACTTTTACATGAAGGAATTAAAGTATACTAGTTAGGAGTTAGGAGTTAGGAGTTAGGAGTTAGGAGTTAGGAGTTAGGAGTTAGGAGTTAGGAAAATTAAAAACTTAAATTGGGAATATTACAAAATAACAAAACAGAGAAAGACGAGAAGACTATAGATTTCACCCTCGCAAACTCAAATAACCTTTTGCTTATTTTTACTAGAAATCCAGAATTGGGCAAAGGTAAAAGACGCTTGGCCGCAACCATTGGCGACCAAGCTGCATTTGACATTTATAAATTCTTATTAGATCATACCGTAGCAATCACCAAAAATTTATATGCCGAAAAACGGGTATATTATTCTGAAGAAATTTGGGAAAATGATATTTGGGACAATCATATATTTGATAAAAAATTGCAGGTAGGTGATGATTTAGGTATTCGCATGGCAAATGCTTTTCAAGAAGGTTTCCAAAACGAGTACCAAAAAATTATTATTATTGGTAGTGATATGCTAGACCTATCTCTAGAAGATATAGAAAATGCTTTTAAGGCCTTAGAAAAAAACGATTTTGTAGTTGGTCCAGCCGAAGATGGTGGGTATTACTTATTGGGTATGAAGAAATTTTTGCCTGCGCTTTTCCAAAATAAAACTTGGGGTACGGAAACTGTATTAAAAGATACGCTAAATAACCTTGAACATGAGAGTGTCGCTCTTTTGGAAACTAAAAATGATGTAGATTACTATGAGGACATAAAGGATATTGATGCCTTTAAACCCTTTTTAAAACATATAAAATTATGATGAAAGACGAACTTTTAGAATCTGTAGCCTACCTTAAAAATAAGGGTTTTGACAATCCAGAAATTGGTATTGTTCTAGGTACAGGATTAGGTAAATTGGTTGATAGTGTTGAAGACCCTATTGAAGCACATTATAATCATATTCCATTTTTTCCATTGGCAACCGTAGAATTCCATACAGGTAAATTAGTTTACGGTACCATATCCGGAAAAAAAGTGGTTGTAATGCAAGGTCGTTTTCATTTGTATGAAGGGTATGATTTTTTAGACATCACCTATCCTATTCGCGTTATGCATATGCTGGGTATTTCTAAACTATTTATTTCCAATGCAGCTGGTGCGGTAAACCTAGGCTTTAAAAAAGGAGATATGATGTTGATCGAAGATCACATTAATCTACAAGGTGGTTCACCATTGGCATTTAAAGGGGTTAGTGAATTTGGCGAGCGTTTTGCCGATATGTCCGAGCCATACGATGTAAACATGCGCAATAAGTTAACCGCCATTGCAAAAGAACATAACATCTCATTAAAGAGTGGGGTTTACGCTTCTGTTGTGGGGCCTCAATTAGAAACTAAGGCAGAATACAGAATGATAAAATTAATTGGTGCAGATGCCGTAGGCATGAGCACCGTACCAGAGGTTATTGTTGCTAATCATTTATCGTTACCAATTGTTGCGGTTTCTGTTTTAACCGATGAATGTGACCCTGACAATCTAAAACCTGTTGATATTAGTGAAATTATTGCTATTGCTGAAAAAACCGAGCCTAAAATGGTGAAGTTATTTCAAGAACTTATAAAACAACTGTAAGGAAAAGTGATACTTGCCCACCATAAGAAAGCTAATAAATTTTTATGAGTACTCATAAGCCATCCATAAGTATAATAATTCCCGTGTTGAATGAAGAAAAGTACATTAAAAATGTACTTTTTGCCATTTCTACCAATACCAGTACTAATCATATTAAAGAAATACTGGTTGTTGATGGCGGCAGTACCGATAATACAATTGCTAATGCACTCAAATTTGGCGCTTCGGTAATTAAAGGTAGAAAAGGCAGAGCTGCTCAAATGAATTTTGGAGCTACCAAGGCCACTGGTGATATT
The genomic region above belongs to Maribacter hydrothermalis and contains:
- a CDS encoding purine-nucleoside phosphorylase; this translates as MMKDELLESVAYLKNKGFDNPEIGIVLGTGLGKLVDSVEDPIEAHYNHIPFFPLATVEFHTGKLVYGTISGKKVVVMQGRFHLYEGYDFLDITYPIRVMHMLGISKLFISNAAGAVNLGFKKGDMMLIEDHINLQGGSPLAFKGVSEFGERFADMSEPYDVNMRNKLTAIAKEHNISLKSGVYASVVGPQLETKAEYRMIKLIGADAVGMSTVPEVIVANHLSLPIVAVSVLTDECDPDNLKPVDISEIIAIAEKTEPKMVKLFQELIKQL
- a CDS encoding TIGR04282 family arsenosugar biosynthesis glycosyltransferase; this encodes MGILQNNKTEKDEKTIDFTLANSNNLLLIFTRNPELGKGKRRLAATIGDQAAFDIYKFLLDHTVAITKNLYAEKRVYYSEEIWENDIWDNHIFDKKLQVGDDLGIRMANAFQEGFQNEYQKIIIIGSDMLDLSLEDIENAFKALEKNDFVVGPAEDGGYYLLGMKKFLPALFQNKTWGTETVLKDTLNNLEHESVALLETKNDVDYYEDIKDIDAFKPFLKHIKL
- a CDS encoding ADP-ribosylglycohydrolase family protein, which gives rise to MRYVLFLLSVFLVGCKNDTKKFDIPSPTLSNYEVNSTQLADSVYYDKVLGALVGSAIGDAMGASTEMWHRRDIQLSYGYINGLTPALREQSPEGTWEHNLLAGATTDDTRWKSLMVNYFKTHNNKTSPENFTNHIIEYYNNLTKSLANKDIQLSTDALDIQIEKIDWIKEWAQVAMAYKKDHNSYQKAQNRFYGGEMSCAGQLYSPMLGLISNAPVDAYEKAYSLSLFDIGYAKDITALVSTMTFMATRTQSLDSILNAPKFVDPIGYADSRLVGRIPTTILNNAQINVRRINELVIDSLLLNDTLIYKVPKGFKGSKIDWIRQEMLYRLLEKDERSIAFHSAEIWQILVTALEFGQGDFEKTMQFIINYGRDNDTVAAVAGMILGAKLGYKALPPKLGETIIKVNRENMGIDLEVLAQEMTTLKD
- a CDS encoding glycoside hydrolase family 32 protein — protein: MVKILQNKGLQVFVLLTVVIIFSCKQEVKPKLVKIEVAPTGYYIEKYRPQYHFTPEEKWMNDPNGLVYNDGVYHLFYQYYPDSTVWGPMHWGHAVSEDMMKWKHKPVALFPDKNGYIFSGSAVVDHNNTSGFGTEEKTAIVAIFTYHDMAGEQAGTKDFQTQGIAYSLDNGDSWTKYKGNPVIGNAGIKDFRDPKVFWNDKAEIWTMLLVAGDHLQIWNSPNLKEWEKVSEFGKGPGAHGGVWECPDLFPLKIEGTDEVKWVLLISINPGAPNGGSGTQYFIGDFDGTTFTTEQIEHKWVDLGRDNYAGVTYNDAPNNERIFVGWMSNWDYARDTPTEKWRSAMTIPRKLSLRKVGDEVALFNYPLQNFEKHVALAYPESVIEISPTRKRILPIKYGNQSKIQFTLPVPNTQLYFRNKNGDSLSIDIDREKKIVTLDRRKSGKVDFSEKFSPGVQQMKIPNIPEGTIEIVMLLDHSSLELFINGGQYVMTNQIFPTEFFRAITIVNTSDEELKIEDFTEHKVERVWD
- a CDS encoding phosphotransferase, whose translation is MLQISKDSTFISIQNYLNSKDWLKDNEQINGISKAGEGNMNVVLRITTNLRSFIIKQSRPFVQKYQNIPAPIERIAVENTFYNAIQDNTINAHLPNIIGFDAETYILVMEDIGDCDDMTFIYAQKHISNKQFKTLIKISHQIHSTTPPSSFPDNFEMRKLNHQHIFILPYLLDNGFSLDDIQPGLQELSMAYKNNNLLTNEITRMGEKYLSKGDTLLHGDYYPGSWMSKNEHIYIIDPEFGFVGFKEFDLGVMAAHLVIATHDISYIEKIEDYYPAKIDAHLLKKIAGIEIMRRLIGLAQLPINKTLEEKDALLTMAKNLILL
- a CDS encoding rhodanese-like domain-containing protein, which gives rise to MKILNYKLLLYVIVFLSFSQNGLSQDRISKTLNSWNKGTIPYAYFDNLPTSDSIAFLDTREFEEFEVSHLKNAIWVGYKKFDEQKVLETITDKSQPIIVYCSIGVRSEDIGEKLKELGYTKVLNLYGGIFEWKNKGGQVFNDKETPTDSVHAFSKHWGKLLHEGIKVY
- a CDS encoding type III pantothenate kinase — protein: MNLIIDAGNTKVKLAIFKKAEIIHLETVATYDFVEAVKKTFKDFPQIKSAIISSVGSLSKEQINIMAVFCDFYELSNASKVPFKNSYASPQTLGVDRLALATAAFYYKPHSNILVIDAGTCITYDMVNDFDEYLGGAISPGVQMRYNAMHDQTAKLPLLEKKELLDYIGNTTENCIHSGVVYGVSHEIDGVIDLYKGRFKDLTIILTGGDALFLSKRLKNTIFADSKFLLKGLNYLLEYNKH